The Streptomyces sp. NBC_01142 genome has a window encoding:
- the tgmB gene encoding ATP-grasp ribosomal peptide maturase → MTVLILTCHQDVTTDMVVAKLHERGVPLVRFDPADLPGEAAMSAEYVSGDFHGYLSSEGRLLSMSSLRSIWVRRPGEPAADAPEPSEWLTAESGQALYGMLYSTTARWMNHPCVSAQARCKPWQLRIAHRSGFAVPPTLITTFPRVARQFAEQYRDIVVKSASGPPSSDPPVTVPTTRIGPDTDFTDVAAAPTLLQQYIAKRADIRLTSVGGRLFAARKESESGEVDGRYAATGHAWEPVEVPDRIAKAVHDYTGLAGLAYGAFDFAEDAEGVWWFLECNQGGQFGFVELETGQPIAEAVASWLAATAP, encoded by the coding sequence ATGACTGTGCTGATCCTGACCTGTCATCAGGATGTAACGACGGACATGGTGGTGGCGAAACTGCACGAACGGGGCGTCCCGTTGGTGCGTTTCGACCCCGCGGATCTCCCCGGTGAGGCCGCCATGTCGGCCGAGTACGTCAGTGGCGACTTTCACGGCTATCTGTCGTCGGAAGGGCGCCTGCTCAGCATGAGCAGCCTGCGCTCCATTTGGGTGCGCAGGCCGGGCGAACCCGCGGCAGATGCCCCCGAGCCGTCGGAGTGGCTCACCGCCGAGTCGGGGCAGGCGCTGTACGGGATGCTGTACTCCACCACGGCACGCTGGATGAACCATCCCTGCGTGTCCGCGCAAGCCCGCTGCAAGCCGTGGCAGTTGCGCATCGCCCACCGCAGCGGTTTCGCCGTGCCCCCCACGCTCATCACCACCTTCCCGCGTGTGGCACGCCAGTTCGCGGAGCAGTACCGGGACATCGTGGTGAAGTCCGCCTCCGGGCCGCCGTCCAGTGATCCCCCGGTGACGGTGCCCACCACTCGCATCGGGCCGGACACGGACTTCACGGACGTGGCGGCGGCCCCCACCCTGCTTCAGCAGTACATCGCCAAGCGGGCCGACATCAGGCTCACGAGTGTCGGCGGGCGGCTGTTCGCCGCCCGCAAGGAATCCGAGTCCGGCGAGGTGGACGGGCGTTACGCCGCCACCGGTCATGCCTGGGAGCCCGTCGAGGTGCCCGACCGCATAGCCAAAGCCGTCCATGACTACACAGGCCTCGCCGGTCTCGCCTACGGCGCCTTCGACTTCGCCGAGGACGCCGAGGGAGTCTGGTGGTTCCTGGAGTGCAACCAGGGCGGCCAGTTCGGCTTTGTCGAACTGGAGACCGGTCAGCCCATCGCGGAGGCAGTTGCGTCCTGGCTGGCCGCCACGGCACCGTAG
- a CDS encoding LysR family transcriptional regulator: MSPTLQQLRYLVAVADCRSITAAASSVYVAQPALSRSIQSLERELGVELLVRRGRGATLTPEGARVVRLARTVLDAVESIEDVGAAHAVGSRRTALIVAVTPTLSLDLAADLVPAFTGRHPEIDVRLLQHDSREALVRALTDGVAELGMVDLPVDKELSTHHLREREVVLISPPGSGLPDPMPFRRLSGLPMVLPTPGTGRRTELEAMFGRLGVRPVPAVEVNERLAWVTSVTAGRGSLIWYRDTVLRVFGHRVEVRSFTPPLLHTVGIAHRRRPLSRAARAFLSHAQHNAPVRESAG; the protein is encoded by the coding sequence ATGTCCCCCACACTGCAACAGCTGCGCTACCTCGTCGCCGTCGCGGACTGCCGCTCCATCACGGCCGCGGCGTCCTCCGTCTATGTCGCCCAGCCCGCCCTCTCCCGTTCCATCCAGTCCCTGGAACGGGAGCTGGGCGTGGAGCTCCTGGTCCGCAGGGGCCGGGGGGCGACCCTCACCCCCGAGGGTGCCCGTGTGGTGCGCCTGGCCCGCACGGTCCTCGACGCGGTGGAGTCGATCGAGGACGTCGGCGCGGCACACGCGGTCGGTTCGCGACGCACCGCGCTGATCGTGGCCGTCACCCCCACCCTCTCCCTCGATCTGGCCGCCGACCTCGTTCCTGCCTTCACCGGACGCCATCCCGAGATCGACGTACGGCTGCTCCAGCACGACAGCCGCGAAGCACTCGTGCGGGCCCTGACCGACGGCGTGGCGGAGCTGGGCATGGTCGATCTGCCCGTCGACAAGGAGCTGTCCACGCATCACCTCCGGGAGCGCGAGGTCGTACTGATCTCCCCGCCCGGCTCCGGACTGCCCGACCCGATGCCCTTCCGGAGACTGAGTGGTCTGCCGATGGTGCTGCCGACCCCCGGCACCGGCCGGCGCACCGAGCTCGAGGCGATGTTCGGCCGGCTCGGGGTACGCCCGGTGCCGGCGGTGGAAGTCAACGAGCGTCTGGCCTGGGTCACCAGCGTGACCGCCGGGCGCGGTTCGCTGATCTGGTACCGGGACACGGTGTTACGGGTCTTCGGCCACCGTGTGGAAGTCCGTTCCTTCACTCCGCCGCTGTTGCACACCGTCGGCATCGCGCACCGGCGCCGCCCGCTCAGCCGCGCCGCCCGCGCCTTCCTCTCGCACGCCCAGCACAACGCGCCCGTGCGGGAGTCCGCCGGATGA
- a CDS encoding BTAD domain-containing putative transcriptional regulator → MDRSQARGNRGAADRQAKQSPPDDQQAPTSNEGPEHRVRIAVLGGFDLWVGDEPAEIPLSSERVLAYVALCSRAAVPRALIAGTLWPDAPNGCAHANLRSALSRLRDIGKQALDIGATEVRLARDAGVDLQHARSLAQGILDPERTEDRGPAIATIEALAADLLPGWYDDWAQLEGQRWRQLRLHALETLAEKLTAAGRYAEAVAAARTAVHADPLRESSWICLVRAHLAEGNPSEALHDFRDYAQRLVAELGIHPTRRLCALVADL, encoded by the coding sequence ATGGATCGCTCACAGGCTCGGGGGAACCGCGGCGCAGCCGACCGGCAGGCGAAGCAGAGCCCCCCGGACGACCAGCAGGCTCCGACCTCGAACGAAGGGCCGGAACACCGCGTACGCATCGCAGTCCTCGGTGGCTTCGATCTGTGGGTCGGCGACGAACCCGCGGAGATCCCGCTGAGCTCGGAGCGTGTGCTGGCATATGTCGCTCTGTGCAGTCGGGCGGCCGTTCCCCGGGCCTTGATCGCGGGGACTCTCTGGCCGGATGCACCCAACGGCTGCGCCCACGCGAATCTTCGATCGGCTCTGTCCCGCCTGCGCGACATCGGCAAGCAGGCACTCGACATCGGCGCGACCGAGGTGCGTCTGGCGCGTGATGCCGGCGTCGACCTCCAGCACGCTCGCTCGCTGGCCCAGGGCATCCTGGACCCCGAGCGGACCGAGGACCGCGGCCCCGCCATCGCCACGATCGAAGCCCTCGCCGCCGACCTGCTGCCCGGCTGGTACGACGACTGGGCTCAGCTGGAAGGCCAGCGCTGGCGGCAACTGCGGCTGCACGCCCTGGAGACGCTCGCGGAGAAGCTCACCGCGGCCGGGCGCTACGCCGAGGCCGTCGCAGCGGCCCGCACGGCCGTCCACGCCGATCCACTGCGTGAAAGCAGCTGGATCTGCCTGGTCCGGGCGCATCTTGCGGAAGGCAATCCTTCCGAGGCGCTGCACGACTTCCGTGACTATGCCCAGCGCCTCGTCGCCGAACTCGGCATCCACCCCACCAGACGTCTGTGCGCGCTGGTGGCGGACCTTTAG
- a CDS encoding YhgE/Pip domain-containing protein — protein MLRASTVLKKPRTWIAALGLGILAVAFTASYLGGFLNPAGNMKDVPVVVVNSDAGKLGGQVTQGITRSENGGKIAWRQVDSPRDAERLLKNGTAYAAIEVPENFSATVGALSKAAADPTADVAATRPEIGVISQPAIGAMGSGAAQSAAVSAVQAASRQLGTSLTGAKSTPVQQLLLADPVHIATQEVQALPGKSAKGMAAFYVPLMLMLAAFIGANLIHMLVDSHLGYAPKEIGARRTLKPLAPISRRHTLLVKGVLMLGGGVLIGAGTLFTSITLLGMPAPHFWQLALLSVAVPTVVGWVTLGLLAVLGAPGLLVGMFGFIVLGIPTSGGPYPLEMVPDFFRTLAHGLPLNHWVSGVRSLLYLDANAENGMRGAWIAVLVCAGLAALLALAVSLYDRRGVVRAADLETEYVAYAETTRKETDVPVLAGPSAT, from the coding sequence ATGCTCCGCGCCTCCACCGTGCTGAAGAAACCCAGAACGTGGATAGCCGCCCTCGGCCTGGGCATCCTGGCCGTCGCGTTCACCGCGTCGTACCTGGGAGGGTTTCTGAACCCCGCCGGCAACATGAAGGATGTGCCGGTCGTCGTCGTGAACAGCGACGCCGGAAAGCTCGGTGGCCAGGTCACCCAGGGCATCACCCGGTCCGAAAACGGCGGGAAGATCGCCTGGCGGCAGGTGGATTCACCCCGGGACGCCGAACGGCTCCTCAAGAACGGCACGGCGTACGCCGCCATTGAGGTCCCCGAGAACTTCAGCGCCACCGTCGGCGCGCTGAGCAAGGCCGCCGCGGACCCGACCGCGGACGTCGCCGCGACGAGGCCCGAGATCGGGGTGATCAGCCAGCCCGCCATCGGCGCCATGGGCTCGGGCGCCGCGCAGTCGGCGGCGGTCTCGGCCGTCCAGGCGGCCTCCCGGCAGCTCGGCACCTCGCTGACAGGCGCGAAGAGCACCCCGGTTCAGCAGCTCCTGCTCGCCGACCCCGTGCACATCGCCACGCAGGAGGTCCAAGCGCTGCCGGGCAAGTCGGCCAAGGGCATGGCCGCGTTCTACGTACCGCTGATGCTGATGCTGGCCGCCTTCATCGGCGCCAACCTCATTCACATGCTCGTGGACAGTCATCTCGGCTACGCGCCCAAGGAGATCGGCGCGCGGCGCACCCTCAAGCCGCTCGCCCCGATCTCCCGCCGTCACACCCTTCTGGTCAAGGGTGTGTTGATGCTCGGCGGCGGAGTTCTCATCGGTGCGGGCACGCTCTTCACGTCCATCACCCTGCTCGGCATGCCGGCGCCGCACTTCTGGCAGCTGGCACTGCTGTCGGTCGCCGTGCCGACCGTCGTCGGCTGGGTGACCCTCGGTCTGCTGGCCGTGCTCGGCGCGCCGGGTCTGCTGGTCGGCATGTTCGGCTTCATCGTCCTCGGCATTCCGACCTCCGGCGGCCCGTACCCGCTGGAGATGGTCCCGGACTTCTTCCGCACCCTCGCCCACGGGCTCCCACTGAACCACTGGGTCAGCGGGGTCCGTTCGCTGCTCTACCTCGACGCGAACGCCGAGAACGGGATGCGCGGTGCCTGGATCGCGGTCCTGGTCTGCGCGGGCCTCGCGGCCCTGCTCGCGCTGGCTGTCTCGCTGTACGACCGGCGCGGCGTGGTCCGTGCCGCCGATCTCGAGACCGAGTACGTCGCGTACGCAGAGACGACACGCAAGGAGACCGACGTCCCCGTCCTGGCCGGCCCGTCAGCCACCTGA
- the tgmA gene encoding putative ATP-grasp-modified RiPP — MRPFVLNYALPAENSAVTIPYTYDSALQLNVLSDGRPAITDRDVLLATGTTTSTAGSQTHFDD, encoded by the coding sequence ATGCGACCGTTCGTGTTGAACTACGCACTTCCGGCCGAGAATTCAGCGGTCACCATTCCGTACACATACGATTCCGCACTGCAGTTGAACGTCCTGTCCGATGGACGCCCGGCCATCACCGACCGGGATGTGCTCCTGGCAACCGGTACGACGACGTCCACGGCCGGTTCCCAGACACACTTCGACGACTGA
- a CDS encoding TetR/AcrR family transcriptional regulator C-terminal ligand-binding domain-containing protein — protein MANEREASQPLRRRGERMREAVLAATLGLLASEGLEGTTVNAVARAAGVHETSLYRRWKTRENLIFDALTVHADETLPDTGDVRQDLALLFGALSRFLATPQGAALLRLGAAHEGDLVEQGLRPYWNSRLERGESTVRRGIGRGELAAETDPRLLVEAIASLFFARVLLTGEPLGEDLAGRMVDLVLDGARPRSYRK, from the coding sequence ATGGCGAACGAGAGGGAAGCGTCACAGCCGCTCAGGCGTCGCGGCGAGCGGATGCGGGAGGCGGTCCTCGCCGCCACGCTCGGCCTGCTGGCGTCCGAGGGGCTGGAGGGCACCACCGTGAACGCGGTCGCGCGCGCCGCGGGTGTCCATGAGACATCCCTCTACCGTCGATGGAAGACGCGCGAGAATCTCATCTTCGACGCGCTCACCGTTCACGCCGACGAGACGTTGCCGGACACCGGCGACGTCCGCCAGGATCTGGCGCTGCTCTTCGGGGCGTTGTCCCGGTTCCTTGCCACACCGCAGGGGGCCGCGCTGCTGCGGCTCGGTGCTGCGCACGAGGGTGATCTCGTGGAGCAGGGCTTGCGTCCCTACTGGAACTCGCGCCTGGAGCGCGGCGAGTCCACGGTCCGGCGCGGCATCGGGCGCGGGGAGCTGGCCGCCGAGACCGATCCGCGCCTGCTGGTGGAGGCCATCGCCTCGCTCTTCTTCGCGCGTGTCCTGCTCACGGGGGAGCCGCTGGGGGAGGACCTCGCGGGACGCATGGTCGACCTGGTGCTCGACGGGGCGCGCCCTCGCTCCTATCGCAAGTGA